A single window of Lynx canadensis isolate LIC74 chromosome C2, mLynCan4.pri.v2, whole genome shotgun sequence DNA harbors:
- the GRK7 gene encoding rhodopsin kinase GRK7: MVDMGGLDNLIANTAYLQARKTLDGDSKELQRRRRSLVLPGPQSCTQLRQSLPQDFNNLCEQQPIGRRLFRDFLATVPPYQEAVAFLEEVQSWELAEEGPVKGSMLQGLVATCVAASAPGHPHPFLSPALATECQAATTEEDQIALVAQAKAEVMAFLQDQPFRDFLASPFYDKFLQWKVFEMQPVSDKYFDEFRVLGKGGFGEVCAVQVRNTGKMYACKKLDKKRLKKKNGEKMALSEKEILEKVSSPFIVSLAYAFETKSHLCLVMSLMNGGDLKFHIYSVGTRGLDMSRVVFYSAQMTCGVLHLHSLGIVYRDMKPENVLLDDLGNCRLSDLGLAVQIQDDKPVTQRAGTNGYMAPEILMEKVSYSYPVDWFAMGCSIYEMVAGRTPFKDYKEKVSKEDLKQRTLKEEVRFQHDNFTEEAKDICRLFLAKKPEQRLGSREKSDDPRQHPFFKTVNFARLEAGLVEPPFVPDPSVVYAKDIAEIEDFSEVRGIEFDDKDKTFFQRFATGAVPIAWQEEIIETGLFEELNDPNRLAGCGDGNSSKSGVCLLL; this comes from the exons ATGGTTGACATGGGGGGCCTGGACAACCTGATTGCCAACACAGCCTACCTGCAGGCCCGGAAGACCTTGGATGGAGACAGCAAGGAGCTGCAGAGGCGACGCCGGAGTCTGGTGCTGCCCGGGCCACAGTCCTGCACCCAGCTCCGCCAGTCCCTGCCCCAGGACTTCAACAACCTGTGCGAGCAGCAGCCCATTGGCCGCCGCCTCTTCCGGGACTTCCTAGCCACAGTGCCCCCATACCAAGAGGCCGTGGCCTTCCTTGAGGAGGTGCAGAGTTGGGAGCTGGCTGAGGAGGGTCCTGTCAAGGGCAGCATGCTGCAGGGGCTAGTGGCCACTTGTGTGGCTGCTTCTGCTCCAGGGCACCCACATCCCTTCCTCAGCCCAGCTCTGGCCACCGAGTGCCAAGCAGCCACCACCGAGGAAGATCAGATAGCCCTGGTGGCACAGGCCAAGGCTGAGGTCATGGCCTTCTTGCAGGACCAGCCCTTCCGGGATTTCCTGGCCAGCCCCTTCTATGACAAGTTTCTGCAGTGGAAGGTCTTTGAGATGCAACCGGTGTCGGACAAGTACTTTGATGAGTTCCGAGTTCTGGGGAAAGGTGGTTTTGGGGAG gtATGTGCTGTCCAGGTGAGAAACACTGGTAAGATGTATGCCTGTAAGAAACTGGACAAGAAGcggctgaagaagaaaaatggtgagaaaatggctctttcagaaaaggaaatcttGGAAAAGGTCAGCAGTCCTTTCATCGTCTCTCTGGCCTATGCCTTTGAAACCAAGTCCCATCTCTGCCTGGTCATGAGCCTGATGAATGGGGGAGACCTCAAGTTCCACATCTACAGTGTGGGTACACGGGGCCTGGACATGAGCAGGGTGGTCTTCTACTCGGCCCAGATGACCTGTGGAGTGCTGCACCTCCACTCACTCGGTATTGTCTACCGGGACATGAAGCCCGAGAATGTGCTTCTGGATGACCTCGGCAACTGCAGGCTGTCTGACCTAGGGCTGGCCGTGCAGATCCAGGATGACAAGCCTGTCACACAGAGG GCTGGAACCAATGGTTATATGGCTCCTGAAATCCTAATGGAAAAAGTGAGTTATTCCTATCCTGTGGACTGGTTTGCAATGGGATGCAGTATTTATGAAATGGTTGCTGGACGAACACCATTCAAAGATTACAAGGAAAAAGTCAGTAAAGAGGATTTAAAGCAAAGAACCCTGAAAGAAGAGGTCAGATTCCAACATGATAACTTCACGGAGGAAGCAAAAGATATTTGCAGACTCTTCTTGGCTAAGAAACCAGAACAACGTTTGGGAAGCAG AGAGAAGTCTGATGATCCCAGGCAACACCCTTTCTTCAAAACCGTCAATTTTGCTCGCCTGGAAGCTGGCCTAGTTGAGCCCCCATTTGTGCCAGACCCTTCTGTGGTTTATGCCAAAGACATCGCTGAAATTGAAGATTTCTCTGAGGTTCGGGGAATTGAATTTGATGATAAAGATAAGACGTTCTTCCAAAGATTTGCAACAGGTGCTGTCCCCATAGCATGGCAGGAAGAAATTATAGAAACGGGACTGTTTGAAGAATTGAATGACCCCAACAGGCTTGCAGGTTGTGGGGATGGTAATTCATCCAAGTCTGGTGTGTGTTTGTTATTATAA